From Watersipora subatra chromosome 2, tzWatSuba1.1, whole genome shotgun sequence, one genomic window encodes:
- the LOC137387326 gene encoding uncharacterized protein isoform X1, with protein sequence MTGIISMPYEIWELIFRFLDAASVLSLSCVSHTLHAKSKSFLSVQTCDYWREACHRDLGTNNLRLCQSGNMEENWFTVYRSSLLRNTLRYRTVTSMSIPLEKRFIRCRTGVHILGCFVIITQGPVITIRHVLTGKLLAYKNASNYNIHDSLVIRKSTGPTGSLPCDILVLLCGGSTISHIAATTAHHILEQPPAITAFPSQRHSSSKATAVAHTCSLHENSVCYDDMSTLVNINKAGNVELTVSGNICCTAHHANKSLRRNSAPLNDSVFIQFSTTNGIVISSCGKGRDTQRSDVVIPVETRFWHSYGGFPDSARIVHVDDDLVPVIVSLQTHDTASKHLVLYTLPLL encoded by the exons ATGACAGGCATCATATCAATGCCTTATGAAATATGGGAGTTGATCTTCAGATTCCTTGACGCAGCTTCAGTACTCTCATTGTCCTGCGTTTCTCACACTCTACACGCAAAATCCAAGTCTTTTCTTTCGGTACAAACTTGTGATTATTGGAGAGAAGCATGTCATAGAGATCTCGGTACTAACAATCTGAGACTTTGCCAATCAG GCAACATGGAAGAAAACTGGTTTACTGTGTACCGGTCATCTCTATTAAGAAACACATTACGGTATCGGACTGTTACTTCAATGAGCATTCCTTTAGAGAAGAGGTTCATAAGGTGTCGTACTGGTGTCCATATACTAG GTTGCTTCGTGATCATCACTCAAGGCCCTGTAATCACCATACGCCACGTGTTAACTGGCAAACTGCTTGCCTACAAGAATGCATCCAACTACAACATTCACGACTCTCTTGTTATAAGAA AGTCGACTGGCCCGACTGGCAGCTTACCTTGTGATATTCTTGTCCTTTTGTGTGGAGGCAGCACCATCTCTCACATAGCTGCTACCACTGCACACCATATCTTAGAGCAGCCTCCTGCTATCACAGCCTTCCCTTCCCAAAGGCATTCGAGCTCTAAGGCAACTGCTGT AGCTCACACTTGTTCATTGCATGAAAATTCTGTGTGCTATGATGACATGTCAACGCTGGTAAATATCAACAAAGCTGGCAATGTCGAGCTAACAGTTTCGGGGAATATCTGCTGCA CTGCTCATCACGCTAACAAAAGTCTTAGAAGGAATTCTGCACCACTCAACGACAGTGTATTTATTCAGTTCAGCACAACAA ATGGTATTGTTATATCAAGTTGCGGGAAGGGTAGGGATACTCAGAGAAGTGATGTAGTGATACCAGTAGAGACAAGGTTCTGGCATTCATATGGCG GTTTTCCAGATTCGGCAAGGATTGTACATGTCGATGATGACCTTGTGCCAGTCATTGTTTCCCTCCAGACACATGACACTGCAAGCAAACATCTGGTACTCTATACGCTTCCCCTTCTTTAG
- the LOC137387326 gene encoding uncharacterized protein isoform X2, whose protein sequence is MTGIISMPYEIWELIFRFLDAASVLSLSCVSHTLHAKSKSFLSVQTCDYWREACHRDLGTNNLRLCQSGNMEENWFTVYRSSLLRNTLRYRTVTSMSIPLEKRFIRCRTGVHILGCFVIITQGPVITIRHVLTGKLLAYKNASNYNIHDSLVIRKSTGPTGSLPCDILVLLCGGSTISHIAATTAHHILEQPPAITAFPSQRHSSSKATAVAHTCSLHENSVCYDDMSTLVNINKAGNVELTVSGNICCTAHHANKSLRRNSAPLNDSVFIQFSTTNGIVISSCGKGRDTQRSDVVIPVETRFWHSYGDSARIVHVDDDLVPVIVSLQTHDTASKHLVLYTLPLL, encoded by the exons ATGACAGGCATCATATCAATGCCTTATGAAATATGGGAGTTGATCTTCAGATTCCTTGACGCAGCTTCAGTACTCTCATTGTCCTGCGTTTCTCACACTCTACACGCAAAATCCAAGTCTTTTCTTTCGGTACAAACTTGTGATTATTGGAGAGAAGCATGTCATAGAGATCTCGGTACTAACAATCTGAGACTTTGCCAATCAG GCAACATGGAAGAAAACTGGTTTACTGTGTACCGGTCATCTCTATTAAGAAACACATTACGGTATCGGACTGTTACTTCAATGAGCATTCCTTTAGAGAAGAGGTTCATAAGGTGTCGTACTGGTGTCCATATACTAG GTTGCTTCGTGATCATCACTCAAGGCCCTGTAATCACCATACGCCACGTGTTAACTGGCAAACTGCTTGCCTACAAGAATGCATCCAACTACAACATTCACGACTCTCTTGTTATAAGAA AGTCGACTGGCCCGACTGGCAGCTTACCTTGTGATATTCTTGTCCTTTTGTGTGGAGGCAGCACCATCTCTCACATAGCTGCTACCACTGCACACCATATCTTAGAGCAGCCTCCTGCTATCACAGCCTTCCCTTCCCAAAGGCATTCGAGCTCTAAGGCAACTGCTGT AGCTCACACTTGTTCATTGCATGAAAATTCTGTGTGCTATGATGACATGTCAACGCTGGTAAATATCAACAAAGCTGGCAATGTCGAGCTAACAGTTTCGGGGAATATCTGCTGCA CTGCTCATCACGCTAACAAAAGTCTTAGAAGGAATTCTGCACCACTCAACGACAGTGTATTTATTCAGTTCAGCACAACAA ATGGTATTGTTATATCAAGTTGCGGGAAGGGTAGGGATACTCAGAGAAGTGATGTAGTGATACCAGTAGAGACAAGGTTCTGGCATTCATATGGCG ATTCGGCAAGGATTGTACATGTCGATGATGACCTTGTGCCAGTCATTGTTTCCCTCCAGACACATGACACTGCAAGCAAACATCTGGTACTCTATACGCTTCCCCTTCTTTAG
- the LOC137387326 gene encoding uncharacterized protein isoform X3: MTGIISMPYEIWELIFRFLDAASVLSLSCVSHTLHAKSKSFLSVQTCDYWREACHRDLGTNNLRLCQSGNMEENWFTVYRSSLLRNTLRYRTVTSMSIPLEKRFIRCRTGVHILGCFVIITQGPVITIRHVLTGKLLAYKNASNYNIHDSLVIRKSTGPTGSLPCDILVLLCGGSTISHIAATTAHHILEQPPAITAFPSQRHSSSKATAVAHTCSLHENSVCYDDMSTLVNINKAGNVELTVSGNICCNGIVISSCGKGRDTQRSDVVIPVETRFWHSYGGFPDSARIVHVDDDLVPVIVSLQTHDTASKHLVLYTLPLL, from the exons ATGACAGGCATCATATCAATGCCTTATGAAATATGGGAGTTGATCTTCAGATTCCTTGACGCAGCTTCAGTACTCTCATTGTCCTGCGTTTCTCACACTCTACACGCAAAATCCAAGTCTTTTCTTTCGGTACAAACTTGTGATTATTGGAGAGAAGCATGTCATAGAGATCTCGGTACTAACAATCTGAGACTTTGCCAATCAG GCAACATGGAAGAAAACTGGTTTACTGTGTACCGGTCATCTCTATTAAGAAACACATTACGGTATCGGACTGTTACTTCAATGAGCATTCCTTTAGAGAAGAGGTTCATAAGGTGTCGTACTGGTGTCCATATACTAG GTTGCTTCGTGATCATCACTCAAGGCCCTGTAATCACCATACGCCACGTGTTAACTGGCAAACTGCTTGCCTACAAGAATGCATCCAACTACAACATTCACGACTCTCTTGTTATAAGAA AGTCGACTGGCCCGACTGGCAGCTTACCTTGTGATATTCTTGTCCTTTTGTGTGGAGGCAGCACCATCTCTCACATAGCTGCTACCACTGCACACCATATCTTAGAGCAGCCTCCTGCTATCACAGCCTTCCCTTCCCAAAGGCATTCGAGCTCTAAGGCAACTGCTGT AGCTCACACTTGTTCATTGCATGAAAATTCTGTGTGCTATGATGACATGTCAACGCTGGTAAATATCAACAAAGCTGGCAATGTCGAGCTAACAGTTTCGGGGAATATCTGCTGCA ATGGTATTGTTATATCAAGTTGCGGGAAGGGTAGGGATACTCAGAGAAGTGATGTAGTGATACCAGTAGAGACAAGGTTCTGGCATTCATATGGCG GTTTTCCAGATTCGGCAAGGATTGTACATGTCGATGATGACCTTGTGCCAGTCATTGTTTCCCTCCAGACACATGACACTGCAAGCAAACATCTGGTACTCTATACGCTTCCCCTTCTTTAG
- the LOC137387326 gene encoding uncharacterized protein isoform X4: MTGIISMPYEIWELIFRFLDAASVLSLSCVSHTLHAKSKSFLSVQTCDYWREACHRDLGTNNLRLCQSGNMEENWFTVYRSSLLRNTLRYRTVTSMSIPLEKRFIRCRTGVHILGCFVIITQGPVITIRHVLTGKLLAYKNASNYNIHDSLVIRKSTGPTGSLPCDILVLLCGGSTISHIAATTAHHILEQPPAITAFPSQRHSSSKATAVAHTCSLHENSVCYDDMSTLVNINKAGNVELTVSGNICCNGIVISSCGKGRDTQRSDVVIPVETRFWHSYGDSARIVHVDDDLVPVIVSLQTHDTASKHLVLYTLPLL; this comes from the exons ATGACAGGCATCATATCAATGCCTTATGAAATATGGGAGTTGATCTTCAGATTCCTTGACGCAGCTTCAGTACTCTCATTGTCCTGCGTTTCTCACACTCTACACGCAAAATCCAAGTCTTTTCTTTCGGTACAAACTTGTGATTATTGGAGAGAAGCATGTCATAGAGATCTCGGTACTAACAATCTGAGACTTTGCCAATCAG GCAACATGGAAGAAAACTGGTTTACTGTGTACCGGTCATCTCTATTAAGAAACACATTACGGTATCGGACTGTTACTTCAATGAGCATTCCTTTAGAGAAGAGGTTCATAAGGTGTCGTACTGGTGTCCATATACTAG GTTGCTTCGTGATCATCACTCAAGGCCCTGTAATCACCATACGCCACGTGTTAACTGGCAAACTGCTTGCCTACAAGAATGCATCCAACTACAACATTCACGACTCTCTTGTTATAAGAA AGTCGACTGGCCCGACTGGCAGCTTACCTTGTGATATTCTTGTCCTTTTGTGTGGAGGCAGCACCATCTCTCACATAGCTGCTACCACTGCACACCATATCTTAGAGCAGCCTCCTGCTATCACAGCCTTCCCTTCCCAAAGGCATTCGAGCTCTAAGGCAACTGCTGT AGCTCACACTTGTTCATTGCATGAAAATTCTGTGTGCTATGATGACATGTCAACGCTGGTAAATATCAACAAAGCTGGCAATGTCGAGCTAACAGTTTCGGGGAATATCTGCTGCA ATGGTATTGTTATATCAAGTTGCGGGAAGGGTAGGGATACTCAGAGAAGTGATGTAGTGATACCAGTAGAGACAAGGTTCTGGCATTCATATGGCG ATTCGGCAAGGATTGTACATGTCGATGATGACCTTGTGCCAGTCATTGTTTCCCTCCAGACACATGACACTGCAAGCAAACATCTGGTACTCTATACGCTTCCCCTTCTTTAG